A single genomic interval of Parvularcula marina harbors:
- a CDS encoding head-tail connector protein, with the protein MYTLLTPPASEPLSLSDVKTALRIDHDDDDTALAGMIATARTFLERRLDHAFLDQSWQARVEGAPDGPVPLRPGAVTAVTSVTITDEDGATTALSSDDWRLCGSKPESIQFLTPLPSSTSHIDVVYSSGAADTDDIPADLLRALYLLTAHYYEERELFRERRYVPVPLGVEALIEAYKEVRL; encoded by the coding sequence ATGTATACGCTGCTGACCCCACCGGCCTCGGAACCTTTGTCTCTGAGCGATGTGAAGACCGCCCTGCGGATCGATCATGATGATGACGATACGGCGCTGGCGGGCATGATCGCGACGGCAAGAACATTCCTTGAGCGCCGCCTCGACCATGCCTTTCTGGATCAGAGCTGGCAGGCGAGGGTGGAGGGCGCGCCCGATGGGCCTGTGCCGCTCCGTCCCGGCGCGGTCACGGCGGTCACCTCCGTCACCATCACCGATGAGGATGGCGCAACAACCGCTCTCTCCAGTGATGACTGGCGCTTATGCGGCTCAAAGCCTGAGAGCATCCAGTTCCTGACGCCATTACCGTCCAGCACATCTCATATCGATGTCGTCTACTCATCGGGCGCAGCGGACACGGATGATATTCCTGCTGACCTCCTTCGCGCGCTCTATCTCTTGACCGCGCATTATTATGAGGAACGCGAGCTCTTCCGGGAGCGGCGATATGTGCCGGTCCCCCTCGGTGTCGAAGCGCTCATCGAAGCCTATAAGGAGGTGCGGCTGTGA
- a CDS encoding HK97 family phage prohead protease, which translates to MAQPISPETVAVAGYAAVFGQPDLTGDIIRPGAFQQSIKKMRKLIPAASSRVMMLYQHAADRPVGRWDELKEDSHGLFVRGHLFADTRDGRDLVQLLSGRAVNGLSIGFRPRRARRGRDGRRELFDIDLWEISIVTFPMAPGARLTEIGSASRKPRNLLHTTDRGQ; encoded by the coding sequence ATGGCGCAGCCCATCTCTCCTGAAACCGTTGCTGTGGCTGGCTATGCGGCTGTCTTCGGCCAGCCGGACCTGACCGGCGACATTATCCGTCCGGGCGCTTTTCAGCAATCGATCAAAAAAATGCGGAAACTTATCCCCGCCGCCTCATCCCGTGTGATGATGCTTTATCAGCATGCGGCTGACCGTCCGGTCGGGCGTTGGGATGAATTGAAGGAAGACAGTCATGGCCTGTTCGTCAGGGGACATCTTTTTGCCGATACGCGGGACGGACGTGACCTCGTCCAGCTCCTGTCAGGGCGAGCGGTCAATGGTCTGTCTATCGGTTTCCGGCCGCGCCGTGCCCGGCGGGGTCGGGATGGCCGGCGGGAGCTCTTCGATATCGACCTCTGGGAGATTTCGATTGTGACCTTCCCCATGGCGCCCGGAGCCCGCCTGACAGAAATCGGCTCCGCCTCCAGGAAACCCCGAAACCTTCTCCATACGACAGATAGAGGACAATGA
- a CDS encoding phage portal protein, whose product MFGFKTKPRQLAREEKGSVLGDLIALHGGMGASWSSRSNVSLARTGYAKNPVVYRCVQMIAEAASSVPLFAQQGRERLEAHPLTALLRKPNPDQPGQSFLEHLYGHLQISGNAYAEVIEGLSVPAALYLLRPDQVTAETGPDGWPRAYLHKVGGKTRRLPRDTDGQPGLIHIRLFNPLDDREGQSPLCVAGNAIDLHNAATAWNKSLLDNAARPSGALIYRGPEGASSLTGEQFDRLKSELADTYQGQRQAGRPMVLDGGLDWKPMSLSPAEMDFRELKNGAAREIALAFGVPPMLLGIPGDNTYSNYAQAHLAFWRHTILPLITKVADSFSLALAGEGVSIGFDTDAIDALQQGRIERLRLLLDADVITDSEKRILLGFPADPEVS is encoded by the coding sequence ATGTTCGGGTTTAAAACCAAGCCGCGCCAGTTGGCGCGCGAAGAAAAAGGCAGCGTTCTGGGGGACCTCATCGCGCTGCATGGCGGCATGGGGGCGAGCTGGTCCTCGCGCAGCAATGTCTCGCTCGCTCGGACCGGATATGCAAAGAATCCGGTCGTCTATCGCTGTGTGCAGATGATTGCCGAGGCGGCATCCTCCGTACCGCTTTTCGCCCAGCAGGGGCGGGAGCGGCTGGAGGCGCACCCCCTGACCGCGCTCTTGCGAAAGCCGAACCCGGATCAGCCGGGCCAGTCCTTCCTTGAACACCTTTATGGCCATCTGCAGATCAGTGGGAATGCCTATGCGGAAGTGATTGAGGGTCTGTCCGTTCCGGCCGCGCTTTATCTTCTCAGGCCCGATCAGGTGACGGCGGAGACTGGCCCAGATGGCTGGCCGCGCGCCTATCTGCACAAGGTCGGCGGCAAGACTCGCCGTCTTCCGCGGGATACGGACGGTCAGCCCGGCCTGATCCATATACGGCTTTTCAATCCGCTCGATGACCGCGAGGGGCAGTCGCCACTATGCGTCGCGGGCAATGCGATTGATCTGCACAATGCAGCGACGGCCTGGAACAAGTCTCTCCTCGACAATGCGGCGCGTCCGTCCGGGGCGCTGATCTATCGGGGCCCGGAAGGGGCCTCCAGCCTCACTGGCGAACAGTTCGACCGCCTGAAGAGTGAGCTTGCCGACACCTATCAGGGACAGCGCCAGGCGGGGCGCCCCATGGTGCTTGATGGCGGGCTCGACTGGAAGCCGATGAGCCTCAGCCCGGCGGAAATGGATTTCCGTGAGCTGAAGAATGGGGCGGCGCGAGAGATCGCGCTCGCTTTCGGCGTGCCGCCCATGTTGCTCGGCATTCCCGGCGACAACACCTATTCGAATTATGCCCAGGCGCATCTTGCCTTCTGGCGGCACACGATCCTGCCGCTGATCACCAAGGTGGCGGACAGCTTCTCCCTTGCGCTGGCAGGGGAGGGCGTCTCGATCGGCTTTGATACCGACGCCATTGATGCCTTGCAGCAGGGCCGGATCGAGCGGTTGCGGCTGCTCCTTGATGCGGATGTCATCACCGATAGTGAAAAGCGGATCCTGCTCGGCTTTCCAGCCGATCCGGAGGTAAGCTGA
- a CDS encoding serine hydrolase domain-containing protein, whose product MRQSFTGTLLLLLAMLSILSCGSGEDKAARLIEKSFDDGVLHGAASLTVDGQIVTRHLSLDVSEASAFRLASLTKVFTQLAILRLVDEGELGLDQTLADALPGMEADWSRQVTIRQLLNFSSGLPSEVPDTEEGEGVVFDENGMAASFLISLEIGQLDFEPGTRTQYSNLGYFYLGAVLEAHAGGTYAQAIEELVIRPAGLKNTGFGADQLDGEVHLKGYETNPEGDIVEAVLDSVSARYSSGGMFGSLQDLERLSAIVLGDDFLSVSGRDEFFTQCGRAGADDPAYVTFTGHVPGFANGWVLSRQPHVVMISLNNRVGENPRAFMTPVLEAARLAGVALPENRERYQPTEAEGWMAISSLREIPEYEMNAVTFPFIEAMQSGDREEAFLAMTAMFGLDPAEMAAGDIEDYRGFVELEQGIFDRFGPFIVSAWRPQGNGYEVFLETEDDARGVRYRFDPSSTNPGFVSGKRLGTYGFELTD is encoded by the coding sequence ATGCGGCAGTCCTTTACCGGTACCTTACTGCTTCTCCTGGCCATGTTGAGCATTCTTTCCTGTGGATCAGGAGAAGACAAAGCCGCGCGCCTGATCGAGAAAAGCTTTGATGACGGCGTGCTGCATGGCGCTGCGTCCCTGACCGTCGACGGACAGATCGTGACCCGGCACCTCTCGCTAGATGTGTCAGAGGCATCGGCTTTCAGGCTCGCCTCCCTGACAAAGGTTTTCACGCAGCTCGCCATACTTCGGCTGGTCGATGAAGGTGAGCTTGGTCTCGATCAAACCCTCGCCGATGCGCTGCCCGGCATGGAAGCAGATTGGTCCCGGCAGGTAACAATCCGGCAGCTTCTGAATTTCTCATCCGGCCTGCCTTCAGAAGTTCCTGATACAGAAGAAGGCGAAGGGGTCGTTTTTGACGAAAATGGGATGGCGGCGTCGTTCCTGATCTCGCTTGAGATTGGCCAGCTGGATTTTGAACCGGGCACGAGAACGCAATATTCGAACCTTGGATATTTCTACCTCGGTGCAGTCCTTGAGGCCCATGCAGGCGGGACATATGCGCAAGCGATTGAGGAGCTTGTCATTCGCCCCGCTGGGCTGAAGAATACAGGATTTGGTGCCGATCAGCTCGATGGCGAAGTGCACCTCAAAGGCTATGAGACGAACCCCGAAGGCGACATCGTCGAGGCCGTTCTGGATAGCGTTTCTGCACGGTATAGCTCGGGTGGGATGTTCGGCTCCCTGCAAGATCTCGAGCGGCTCAGCGCCATTGTGCTTGGCGATGATTTTCTATCCGTCAGCGGACGAGACGAGTTTTTCACTCAGTGCGGGCGCGCGGGCGCGGATGATCCTGCCTATGTCACATTCACTGGCCATGTCCCCGGATTTGCAAACGGCTGGGTTCTCTCGCGGCAGCCTCATGTCGTCATGATCAGCCTCAACAATAGGGTTGGGGAGAACCCCCGCGCCTTCATGACGCCTGTGCTGGAGGCCGCGCGGCTGGCGGGGGTTGCGTTGCCGGAGAACCGCGAGCGATACCAGCCGACGGAGGCTGAAGGCTGGATGGCGATTTCATCGCTTCGGGAAATCCCCGAATACGAAATGAACGCGGTCACTTTCCCCTTCATCGAGGCGATGCAGAGCGGTGACCGGGAAGAAGCCTTCCTTGCAATGACGGCCATGTTCGGACTCGACCCCGCCGAAATGGCAGCGGGGGATATCGAGGATTATCGCGGCTTTGTAGAGCTTGAGCAGGGAATTTTCGACCGGTTCGGTCCCTTCATCGTCAGTGCTTGGCGGCCGCAGGGCAATGGATATGAGGTTTTCCTCGAAACCGAAGACGACGCCCGAGGCGTTCGCTACCGCTTTGATCCGTCCTCGACCAATCCAGGGTTTGTCAGCGGCAAGCGGCTTGGCACCTATGGGTTCGAGCTGACAGACTAA
- a CDS encoding transglycosylase domain-containing protein: MITSATKDFLSGLVAMSVGAWKGLKSVARMLGDKTVEFKSQLSGGDDEIAVPPRPKKRSDDPSLPSDEEHEAYLSEIEAELEADAATSDGPPVKKKPSKRVTKKRWHFLSAAGSAGFALLMAGLIVNLRFAATVLPDDEVDLWTINRPTSLTFLDRNGEFLGQRGIRYADPVPLEEMPPYLRDAFLATEDRRFYGHRGYDLRGLMRAGIANLRAGGVVEGGSTITQQLAKNLFLEPDRTLKRKLEELQFALWLEARLSKDEILSLYLNRTYLGAGTYGVEAASQAYFSKSARDLTIGEAALLAGLPKAPSTLAPTINPDGAVARSREVIDNLIETRRIDEVEGRMAKEVPPDLNLAQRETAYGYFLDYVAQRIEQRLGSLDRDLVVTTSLDKQLQIHAEDAVVFGIDDAARARGAEQAALIAFDREGGIVAMAGGLDYEESQFNRASQARRQPGSAFKPFVFLAALEAGMQPGSIVIDRPIKVGDWAPTNYNEKHIGPLRLADAAARSTNSVAVQITEGIGRDRVIDAAQRAGITTALDPVASLALGSVGVPLLELTAAYMPFAHHGAETPAHAVMEIRTRSGEVLYEYEPIPGFNVIEPAKADDTARLLIGVMDHGTGARGKFGSHPVGGKTGTTNNWRDAWFIGFTHYYTAGVWVGNDEARGMDKVSGATIPLTIWKDFMERAHEDLSPVPLLDDPNLESGNIRDVAGLYASLRSDLINTAYPIPQVDWAVIEEPAPRRRRGFFGLGSRPDPEPQGPVQPQSPGVVGNAAPGLETEPENDGQ; the protein is encoded by the coding sequence ATGATCACGAGCGCCACGAAGGATTTCCTTTCGGGGCTCGTCGCCATGAGCGTTGGCGCGTGGAAGGGGCTCAAATCCGTTGCCCGGATGCTTGGCGACAAGACGGTCGAGTTTAAATCCCAGCTCTCTGGCGGGGATGACGAGATCGCCGTGCCGCCAAGGCCGAAGAAGCGGTCGGATGACCCAAGCCTGCCAAGCGATGAAGAACATGAGGCTTATCTCTCCGAGATTGAAGCCGAACTGGAGGCGGATGCCGCCACAAGTGATGGACCGCCCGTGAAGAAGAAACCGTCAAAACGCGTCACCAAGAAACGCTGGCATTTCCTGTCCGCCGCCGGGAGTGCGGGCTTCGCCCTCCTGATGGCGGGGCTCATCGTCAATCTGCGGTTTGCGGCCACCGTCCTGCCGGATGATGAGGTCGATCTCTGGACGATCAACCGGCCGACCAGCCTGACCTTTCTTGACCGCAACGGCGAGTTCCTCGGCCAGCGGGGCATCCGTTATGCCGACCCTGTGCCGCTCGAAGAGATGCCGCCCTACCTCAGGGATGCGTTCCTCGCGACGGAAGACCGCCGGTTCTATGGCCACCGCGGATATGATCTGCGCGGCCTGATGCGCGCCGGGATCGCCAATCTGCGCGCCGGCGGTGTCGTTGAAGGCGGCTCGACGATTACCCAGCAGCTTGCCAAGAACCTCTTTCTTGAGCCTGACCGTACACTGAAGAGAAAGCTGGAGGAGCTGCAGTTCGCTCTCTGGCTCGAAGCGCGCCTGTCGAAAGACGAGATCCTGTCGCTTTATCTCAACCGGACCTATCTGGGGGCCGGCACCTATGGGGTTGAAGCAGCGTCGCAGGCGTATTTCTCGAAATCCGCCCGTGATCTGACGATTGGCGAGGCTGCGCTTCTCGCTGGCCTGCCCAAAGCGCCCTCGACGCTCGCCCCGACGATCAATCCCGACGGCGCCGTCGCCCGCTCTCGCGAAGTCATCGACAATCTGATCGAGACGAGGCGGATCGATGAGGTCGAGGGCCGGATGGCAAAGGAAGTCCCGCCCGACCTCAACCTTGCCCAGCGTGAGACCGCCTACGGCTATTTCCTCGATTATGTTGCCCAGCGGATCGAGCAGCGCCTCGGCTCGCTCGACCGCGATCTTGTCGTGACGACCTCGCTCGACAAACAGCTTCAGATCCATGCCGAAGATGCGGTTGTCTTCGGGATCGATGATGCGGCCCGCGCGCGCGGCGCCGAACAGGCAGCCCTCATCGCCTTTGACCGCGAAGGCGGCATCGTCGCCATGGCGGGCGGGCTTGATTACGAGGAAAGCCAGTTCAACCGCGCTTCACAGGCCCGGCGCCAGCCCGGCTCTGCCTTCAAGCCCTTTGTCTTCCTTGCGGCGCTTGAAGCAGGGATGCAGCCCGGCTCGATCGTCATTGACCGGCCGATCAAGGTCGGCGATTGGGCGCCTACGAACTATAATGAGAAACATATCGGCCCCTTGCGGCTTGCGGATGCGGCGGCGCGGTCAACCAACTCGGTCGCCGTGCAAATCACCGAAGGCATTGGCCGTGACCGGGTGATTGATGCAGCCCAGCGGGCAGGCATCACGACCGCGCTCGATCCTGTCGCCTCCCTCGCGCTTGGCTCTGTCGGCGTGCCCCTGCTCGAGTTGACCGCCGCCTATATGCCCTTCGCTCATCACGGCGCGGAGACGCCGGCACATGCCGTCATGGAAATCCGGACACGGAGCGGTGAGGTCCTTTACGAGTATGAGCCCATTCCCGGCTTTAACGTCATCGAACCGGCCAAGGCCGATGACACGGCTCGCCTGCTGATCGGGGTCATGGATCACGGCACCGGCGCGCGCGGCAAGTTCGGCAGCCACCCCGTCGGCGGCAAGACGGGCACGACCAATAACTGGCGCGATGCGTGGTTCATCGGGTTTACCCATTATTACACCGCCGGGGTCTGGGTCGGGAACGACGAGGCGCGCGGCATGGACAAAGTGTCGGGCGCGACCATCCCGCTGACGATCTGGAAGGATTTCATGGAGCGGGCACATGAGGACCTCTCGCCTGTGCCGCTTCTCGATGACCCCAATCTCGAAAGCGGCAATATCCGGGACGTTGCAGGGCTTTATGCGAGCCTGAGAAGCGACCTGATCAACACCGCCTATCCGATCCCGCAAGTTGACTGGGCTGTGATCGAAGAACCTGCCCCGCGTCGGCGGCGCGGCTTTTTCGGGCTCGGTTCTCGGCCCGATCCCGAGCCGCAAGGCCCGGTCCAGCCGCAAAGCCCAGGTGTCGTCGGCAATGCAGCGCCAGGACTGGAAACTGAGCCTGAAAACGACGGGCAGTAA
- a CDS encoding phage head closure protein, translated as MISSLRDRLTLLSPVRTADAGGGYEVSYTPKATVAARGTSLSGARRPLADRDIPVRRRRFVLRYRDDLIFEMRLTHQDTTYQITDIQEDEQRRFHTVTAEELRP; from the coding sequence GTGATCAGTAGTCTGCGTGATCGCCTGACCCTCCTGTCGCCGGTCCGCACTGCGGATGCAGGCGGCGGCTATGAGGTCAGCTATACTCCGAAAGCCACCGTTGCGGCGCGCGGCACTTCCCTCTCAGGCGCAAGGAGACCCCTTGCTGATCGCGACATCCCCGTCAGGCGGCGAAGATTTGTCCTTCGGTACAGGGATGATCTTATCTTTGAAATGCGGCTGACCCATCAGGATACGACCTACCAGATCACCGATATCCAGGAAGATGAGCAGCGCCGGTTCCATACCGTGACGGCAGAGGAGCTTCGGCCATGA
- a CDS encoding DNA-packaging protein, translating to MTTPLQPMKPKRNDSEVYFTISSFATQIASGKKNWLDDLSLIELMRALSEWKFSARRDQFHPDNDWTTWLILGGRGAGKTRAGAEWIRRAVANGARRLALVGETYEDAREVMIDGQSGLLHIGDAPSRPSYEPSRHRLSWPNGAEAHIFSADDPDGLRGHQFEAAWADELCKWRYPEEAWSNLQLGLRLGQRPQQVVTTTPRPIKLLRQLMDAETTHLSRATTRDNKAELADAFLTEIIRTYEGTALGRQEIDGEIIEDHGGALWSRAMIERARVKDTPPLSRIIVAVDPPVSTGPDADECGIIVAGIAGEGRAATAFILKDASVGGLSPSGWAARVVEIAYSYAADRVVAEVNQGGDLVEEVLRLHDPNLPFRAVRATRGKTVRAEPVAALYEQGRVKHAGAFPDLEDQLTSFTGLGGEASPDRLDALVWAVTDLLLGPAPSAPAIRYL from the coding sequence GTGACGACACCACTGCAGCCGATGAAGCCGAAGCGGAACGACTCCGAGGTCTACTTTACGATAAGCTCGTTCGCTACGCAGATCGCCTCGGGGAAGAAGAACTGGCTCGACGACTTGAGCTTGATCGAGCTGATGCGGGCACTGAGCGAGTGGAAATTTTCCGCCCGCAGGGATCAATTCCATCCGGATAATGACTGGACGACCTGGCTCATTCTGGGCGGGCGCGGCGCGGGGAAAACCCGTGCTGGGGCGGAGTGGATCCGCCGCGCCGTCGCGAATGGCGCCCGTCGTCTCGCGCTGGTCGGGGAAACCTATGAGGACGCACGCGAAGTGATGATCGACGGACAATCGGGCCTGCTTCACATCGGTGATGCGCCGTCCCGGCCGAGTTATGAACCCTCGCGGCACCGGCTCTCATGGCCGAACGGGGCCGAGGCGCATATTTTCTCCGCTGATGATCCCGACGGCCTGCGCGGGCATCAGTTTGAGGCTGCCTGGGCCGATGAGCTTTGCAAATGGCGGTACCCGGAAGAGGCATGGAGCAATCTGCAGCTCGGCCTGCGGCTGGGGCAGCGCCCGCAACAGGTGGTGACCACAACGCCACGCCCGATCAAGCTCCTCCGGCAACTGATGGATGCGGAGACGACGCATCTCTCCCGCGCGACGACAAGGGATAACAAGGCTGAGCTGGCCGATGCCTTTCTGACCGAGATCATCCGCACCTATGAGGGAACGGCGCTTGGCCGTCAGGAAATCGACGGCGAGATCATCGAAGATCATGGCGGGGCCTTGTGGAGCCGGGCGATGATCGAGAGGGCCCGCGTCAAAGACACGCCGCCCCTTTCGCGCATCATCGTCGCGGTCGACCCACCTGTCAGCACCGGCCCCGATGCCGATGAATGCGGCATCATCGTTGCGGGCATTGCGGGCGAGGGCAGGGCAGCCACCGCCTTTATCCTCAAAGATGCCTCCGTTGGCGGATTATCGCCTTCCGGCTGGGCGGCGCGGGTGGTGGAGATTGCCTATTCCTACGCCGCGGACCGGGTCGTGGCGGAGGTCAATCAGGGCGGCGACCTCGTTGAGGAAGTCCTGCGCCTTCATGATCCGAACCTGCCCTTCCGCGCCGTTCGGGCCACGCGCGGCAAGACCGTCCGCGCAGAACCCGTTGCCGCGCTTTATGAGCAAGGCCGCGTCAAACACGCGGGCGCGTTCCCTGATCTCGAAGATCAGCTCACCTCCTTTACCGGCCTTGGGGGCGAGGCGAGCCCCGACCGGCTCGACGCCCTCGTCTGGGCGGTAACCGACCTTTTGCTGGGGCCGGCGCCATCCGCCCCCGCCATCCGCTATCTCTGA
- a CDS encoding phage major capsid protein, whose translation MMELETKAHDGGDAATMQDILYTFEQFKQANDERLNGLEKRSADPLMAEKVDRIGEELSRQQAVLDRLAARSARPALDTAADTGSEAKSAFDTYMRTGAMTAPELKSIAAGDSSGGIIAPDETASLIDARLKDISPIRQIATVRQISGNSYRKPYPTTDFGAAWVGETGDRDETTTPTLMALDFPAMELYAMPAATQALLDDSVVDIGQWIADEVQTEFAVQESAAFVAGNSSSKPKGFLSYDQAADASRDADEIGTVASDGAAIIADDLIDLVYTLPQSYRQNGRFIMNRTVASSIRKLKDLEGNYIWSPGLAAGQPSTLLGFPVTESEDMPDVGTSTTPVAFGDFARGYLIVDRAGIQVLRDPYSAKPYVLFYTTKRVGGGVQDFSAIKLLSMSA comes from the coding sequence ATGATGGAACTCGAAACCAAGGCTCATGACGGCGGCGATGCCGCAACCATGCAGGATATTCTGTACACTTTCGAACAGTTCAAACAGGCGAATGACGAACGCCTCAACGGGCTTGAAAAGCGCAGCGCCGATCCGCTGATGGCCGAAAAGGTCGACCGTATCGGCGAGGAGCTTTCCCGCCAGCAGGCCGTGCTCGACCGTCTGGCGGCCCGCTCGGCCCGGCCGGCCCTTGATACGGCGGCCGATACCGGCAGCGAGGCGAAAAGCGCGTTTGACACCTATATGCGGACGGGCGCGATGACCGCACCGGAGCTCAAATCCATTGCTGCCGGGGATTCGAGCGGCGGGATTATCGCGCCGGATGAAACCGCCAGCCTGATCGATGCGCGGCTGAAGGACATCTCGCCGATCCGCCAGATTGCGACGGTGCGCCAGATCAGCGGGAACTCATACCGCAAGCCTTATCCGACCACGGATTTTGGGGCCGCCTGGGTCGGTGAGACCGGCGACCGGGACGAGACGACGACGCCGACCCTGATGGCGCTCGATTTCCCGGCCATGGAGCTTTACGCCATGCCGGCGGCGACCCAGGCCCTGCTTGACGATTCGGTCGTCGATATCGGCCAGTGGATCGCCGATGAGGTGCAGACGGAATTTGCGGTTCAGGAAAGCGCGGCTTTCGTGGCCGGCAATTCCTCCAGCAAACCCAAAGGCTTCCTCTCCTATGATCAGGCGGCTGATGCGAGCCGGGATGCGGACGAAATCGGCACGGTGGCATCGGATGGCGCCGCGATCATTGCCGATGACCTGATCGATCTGGTCTACACCCTGCCGCAATCCTATCGCCAGAATGGCCGTTTCATCATGAACCGGACGGTCGCGTCCTCCATCCGCAAGCTGAAGGATCTTGAGGGCAACTATATCTGGTCGCCGGGCCTTGCCGCCGGGCAACCCTCGACACTGCTCGGCTTCCCGGTGACGGAATCCGAAGACATGCCGGATGTTGGTACGTCCACGACGCCAGTGGCTTTCGGTGATTTTGCCCGCGGCTATCTCATCGTCGACCGTGCCGGCATTCAGGTCCTGCGTGATCCGTACTCGGCCAAGCCTTACGTCCTCTTCTACACGACCAAACGTGTCGGCGGCGGCGTTCAGGATTTCTCGGCCATCAAACTTCTCTCCATGTCGGCCTGA
- a CDS encoding YcgN family cysteine cluster protein: MTVEKTADAPFWQEKSLAEMSAEEWESLCDGCGKCCLVLLEDEEEGGFAETSLCCWLFDPKTRRCTRYEERKTLVPDCVQVTPENAGALEWMPQSCAYRRLAEGRGLADWHPLISGRPESVVEAGIAVRENLTNERKVRARHLWRYVTGKRDEET; the protein is encoded by the coding sequence ATGACCGTGGAGAAAACCGCCGACGCGCCGTTTTGGCAGGAAAAATCCCTCGCAGAGATGTCGGCCGAGGAGTGGGAATCGCTCTGCGATGGCTGCGGGAAATGCTGTCTCGTCCTGCTTGAAGACGAGGAAGAGGGCGGCTTTGCCGAAACCTCGCTCTGCTGCTGGCTGTTCGATCCCAAAACCCGGCGCTGCACCCGGTATGAGGAGCGAAAGACGCTGGTACCGGATTGCGTGCAGGTGACGCCGGAGAATGCAGGCGCGCTCGAATGGATGCCGCAAAGCTGCGCCTATCGCCGGCTGGCCGAGGGGCGGGGGCTCGCTGACTGGCATCCTTTGATTTCGGGCCGTCCCGAAAGCGTCGTTGAGGCCGGGATCGCCGTCCGTGAGAACCTGACCAATGAGCGAAAGGTCCGTGCCCGCCATCTGTGGCGCTATGTGACCGGCAAGCGCGACGAAGAAACCTGA
- a CDS encoding DUF2336 domain-containing protein, whose product MSTGPLERLIALDPKTSSEERREVLREVTDSFIVAPDRYGRRHMALFDLLLSRTANAMDLRLKKLIVLTLIRAGARDEHVKLALLKVPSANERLLRRSVLQTVKDIQTFLEENADVAENELPESLSLDDGNSVQLPSAILTWMFHYQLTVYRDALTPKIGVDRVGLMERTAKRFREQIIKHASESGRDELVVARRTIADWTRRQSMTEQVLTELLEARAMTEFVLAASAMFDIDPATMIRTVNDTSFQSLAILMKSNNIRRATFAKVISGFQDRRTDHDVSETVLPLYDRLMPESAERAIRFLRVRVSDLAGGHEDPALAEAS is encoded by the coding sequence ATGAGCACGGGCCCATTAGAACGGCTGATCGCTCTCGATCCCAAGACCTCAAGCGAAGAACGCCGCGAGGTTTTGCGGGAAGTGACAGACAGCTTCATCGTCGCGCCCGACCGTTATGGCCGGCGTCACATGGCCCTGTTCGACCTTCTGCTCTCGCGCACCGCAAATGCGATGGATCTGAGGCTCAAAAAGCTCATCGTCCTGACCCTCATCCGTGCGGGTGCGCGCGACGAGCATGTCAAACTCGCCCTCCTCAAAGTGCCGTCCGCGAATGAGCGCCTGCTTCGCCGCAGCGTGTTGCAAACGGTGAAGGACATCCAGACCTTCCTTGAGGAAAATGCCGATGTCGCAGAGAACGAACTGCCAGAGAGCTTGAGCCTTGATGACGGCAATTCCGTGCAATTGCCTTCCGCAATTCTCACCTGGATGTTTCATTACCAGCTCACCGTCTATCGCGATGCGTTGACGCCCAAGATCGGTGTCGACCGTGTCGGCCTGATGGAGCGCACGGCGAAAAGGTTCCGCGAGCAGATCATCAAGCATGCAAGCGAGTCAGGCCGTGACGAGTTGGTCGTGGCAAGACGGACCATAGCTGACTGGACACGGCGGCAATCGATGACCGAGCAGGTCCTGACCGAGCTGCTCGAAGCGCGTGCGATGACCGAGTTCGTCCTTGCCGCCTCCGCGATGTTCGATATCGACCCCGCAACGATGATCCGCACGGTGAATGATACGAGCTTTCAGAGCCTTGCGATCCTGATGAAGTCGAACAATATCCGTCGGGCGACCTTTGCCAAGGTCATCTCCGGTTTTCAGGACCGCCGGACGGACCATGATGTGTCCGAAACCGTGCTGCCGCTTTATGACCGGCTGATGCCGGAATCAGCAGAGCGGGCGATCCGTTTCCTGCGCGTCCGGGTCAGCGACCTTGCTGGCGGGCATGAAGACCCGGCGCTTGCCGAAGCCAGCTAA